In one Candidatus Nitronereus thalassa genomic region, the following are encoded:
- a CDS encoding peptide chain release factor 3, whose product MASYDSQIQNDVRAQAKKRRTFAIISHPDAGKTTVTEKLLLYSGMVRTAGMVGSRKSSTTATSDWMGMEQERGISITASAMQFKYKGAVINVLDTPGHQDFCEDTYRTLTAADSAIMVIDAAKGVETQTRKLFEVCRLRKIPVLTLINKMDLPGRPPLDLMAEVEEVLGIHASAMNWPVGSGQQFVGVVDRTSKQVSLFKKMAAGGAAKASRTEISLDSPEANSLIEEEILAQVHQDLELLEIAGNPFSEEQFLRGEVTPVFFASALTNFGVENFFDAFVDMAPAATPRIADRPDGEEIVVDPINTPFSAYVFKLQANMNPRHRDSTAFLRVCSGRFERDMVVKHHRLKSEVRLSRPHSLVASERNTVDMAYPGDIIGIINPGQFAIGDTISMQDGFNYKPLPQFPAEVFARIHPTDVGKRKAFDQGMAQMAAEGTIQLMRSLDELEFFVTAVGRLQFDVLQFRLKNEYRVETRLEPLSFECSSWLVGDVNTFRPPSDAMVVKDQQDRPVVLFRSPWSKNFARERNPDHDLLEMG is encoded by the coding sequence ATGGCTTCATACGATTCACAAATACAAAACGATGTCCGAGCGCAGGCCAAGAAACGCCGCACATTTGCCATCATCAGCCACCCAGACGCCGGAAAAACCACAGTCACGGAAAAACTATTGCTGTATTCTGGCATGGTGCGAACCGCCGGCATGGTCGGCAGTCGAAAAAGCTCCACCACGGCCACATCAGATTGGATGGGCATGGAACAGGAACGCGGGATTTCCATTACCGCCTCAGCCATGCAGTTCAAATACAAAGGGGCGGTAATTAATGTCTTGGATACTCCGGGCCACCAAGATTTCTGTGAAGACACATACCGAACGCTCACAGCAGCAGATAGCGCGATCATGGTCATCGATGCAGCCAAGGGCGTAGAAACGCAAACCAGAAAATTGTTTGAAGTCTGCCGCCTGAGAAAAATCCCGGTTCTGACACTGATTAATAAAATGGACTTGCCTGGCCGTCCCCCTCTCGACCTCATGGCTGAAGTTGAGGAAGTTTTGGGCATTCATGCTAGTGCGATGAACTGGCCCGTTGGCTCAGGACAACAGTTTGTCGGTGTGGTCGACCGAACAAGCAAGCAGGTCTCCCTGTTCAAAAAAATGGCTGCCGGAGGTGCCGCCAAAGCGAGCAGGACTGAAATTTCGTTGGACAGCCCGGAAGCCAATTCCCTCATCGAAGAAGAAATCCTCGCGCAAGTCCATCAGGATCTGGAGCTACTCGAAATCGCCGGTAACCCATTTTCCGAAGAACAATTCTTGCGCGGCGAAGTGACCCCGGTCTTCTTTGCTTCCGCACTGACCAATTTCGGCGTGGAAAACTTTTTTGATGCCTTTGTGGATATGGCACCCGCAGCCACACCACGCATTGCGGATCGACCTGATGGAGAAGAAATTGTTGTCGATCCGATCAACACTCCCTTTAGCGCCTATGTCTTTAAACTTCAGGCCAATATGAATCCCCGGCATCGTGATAGTACAGCCTTCCTTCGTGTCTGCTCGGGACGGTTTGAACGTGACATGGTGGTGAAACATCATCGATTGAAAAGCGAGGTGCGATTATCTCGCCCGCATAGCCTGGTCGCCAGCGAGCGCAACACCGTGGATATGGCCTATCCCGGCGATATTATTGGCATCATCAATCCTGGACAATTTGCAATTGGTGATACGATTTCCATGCAAGATGGGTTTAATTACAAACCCCTCCCGCAATTTCCAGCCGAGGTGTTTGCACGGATTCATCCCACCGATGTGGGGAAGCGCAAGGCTTTTGATCAAGGCATGGCACAGATGGCGGCAGAAGGAACCATTCAATTGATGAGGAGTTTGGATGAGCTGGAATTTTTTGTCACCGCTGTCGGTCGTCTGCAATTTGACGTGCTTCAATTCCGTCTGAAGAATGAGTATCGAGTCGAAACACGATTGGAGCCTTTATCCTTTGAATGCAGTTCTTGGCTGGTCGGGGATGTGAATACCTTTCGTCCACCCTCGGATGCCATGGTTGTCAAAGACCAACAGGATCGCCCTGTGGTGCTTTTCAGATCGCCTTGGTCCAAGAACTTTGCCAGGGAACGCAACCCCGATCACGATTTGTTGGAAATGGGTTAA
- a CDS encoding FAD-binding protein, giving the protein MTTTYTYDVLVLGAGLAGMRAALAAHEAGAKVAILTKVHPVRSHSNAAQGGINAALTDRGDQWEDHAFETVKGSDYLGDQDAIEILAEEAGQDILTLEHMGVIFNRNDEGRLGTRRFGGQKRARTFFVSDFTGQAMLHVLYEQIMKANLPVFEEWFATSVVRDDDGRCAGVVAFEIRSGTFAFIKAKAVIIAAGGLGRVFEPSTNAMICTGDGMAIAYRAGAPLMDMEMVQYHPTTLKGKGLLITEAARGEGAYLVNKDGERFMERYAPNMMELASRDVVSRAEQIEINEGRGINGCVLLDCRHLGKRLIQERLGQIYAEAKTFANIDLTEEPIPIRPGMHYSMGGIKTDVDGRCWDRKGVWVGVPGLFAAGETACLSLHGGNRLGANSLLDTVVFGRRTGTCAATYSQSVNESHVSASIADSDQQMVKEFLQRRAGADTIAAIREDLGTTMNSYLGVFRNQDGMENAQCKLPLFRNRWNQVGIQDKGRVFNTSLVRALELGMMLDCAETIVRGAITRTESRGAHFRADYIQRDDEHWLKHILIYHSPEGQPHIDYLPVHLTRWEPQVRVY; this is encoded by the coding sequence ATGACCACTACATATACCTATGACGTCCTGGTTCTTGGCGCTGGCCTAGCGGGAATGCGGGCGGCCCTAGCTGCGCATGAGGCCGGAGCCAAGGTTGCCATTTTAACCAAAGTTCATCCAGTGCGGAGCCATTCCAATGCGGCGCAGGGGGGCATTAATGCGGCGCTCACCGATCGTGGAGATCAATGGGAAGATCATGCGTTTGAAACCGTGAAGGGAAGTGACTATTTAGGTGATCAGGATGCCATCGAAATTCTCGCGGAGGAAGCCGGACAGGACATCCTCACCCTCGAACACATGGGGGTGATTTTTAATCGAAACGATGAAGGCCGATTAGGCACCAGACGGTTTGGCGGTCAAAAACGAGCGCGAACGTTTTTTGTTTCGGATTTCACCGGGCAGGCCATGCTTCATGTGTTGTACGAACAAATCATGAAGGCCAACCTCCCGGTCTTTGAGGAATGGTTCGCGACATCTGTTGTCCGAGATGACGACGGTCGATGTGCTGGAGTCGTGGCGTTTGAAATTCGATCCGGCACCTTTGCTTTTATCAAGGCCAAGGCCGTGATCATCGCCGCTGGTGGATTGGGTCGTGTGTTTGAACCTAGCACGAATGCCATGATTTGTACCGGCGACGGCATGGCCATTGCTTATCGCGCGGGCGCCCCCTTGATGGATATGGAGATGGTGCAGTATCACCCAACGACTTTGAAGGGGAAAGGTCTTTTGATTACTGAAGCCGCTCGAGGAGAAGGGGCCTATCTTGTCAATAAGGACGGGGAGCGATTCATGGAGCGCTATGCCCCGAACATGATGGAATTGGCTTCCCGGGATGTCGTATCGCGGGCAGAGCAAATTGAAATCAATGAGGGCCGCGGAATCAATGGATGCGTGTTATTAGACTGCCGCCATTTGGGCAAACGATTGATTCAAGAACGGCTTGGTCAAATTTACGCAGAAGCGAAAACCTTTGCGAATATTGATTTAACTGAAGAACCTATTCCAATCCGGCCAGGTATGCATTACAGCATGGGAGGAATTAAAACGGACGTGGATGGTCGTTGTTGGGATCGAAAGGGAGTTTGGGTAGGGGTCCCAGGATTATTTGCCGCAGGCGAAACAGCCTGCTTGAGTTTACATGGTGGCAATCGTTTGGGAGCAAATTCTCTGTTGGATACCGTAGTTTTTGGCAGGCGAACCGGAACCTGTGCGGCAACCTATTCTCAATCCGTCAATGAATCACACGTCTCCGCTTCTATTGCGGACAGCGATCAACAGATGGTCAAAGAATTTTTACAACGCAGGGCAGGGGCCGATACCATCGCCGCTATTCGTGAAGACCTTGGAACTACGATGAACTCCTATTTAGGAGTGTTTCGTAATCAGGATGGTATGGAAAACGCACAATGCAAGTTGCCTCTTTTTCGAAACCGATGGAATCAGGTGGGTATTCAGGATAAGGGACGCGTGTTTAACACCAGTCTTGTTCGAGCATTAGAATTAGGTATGATGTTAGATTGTGCGGAGACAATCGTCCGTGGAGCCATTACACGGACCGAAAGCCGAGGGGCGCATTTTCGAGCCGACTATATTCAACGAGATGACGAACATTGGCTCAAGCATATATTGATTTATCATTCTCCTGAGGGACAGCCTCATATTGACTATCTTCCGGTTCACCTTACGCGATGGGAACCCCAGGTCCGAGTTTACTAA
- a CDS encoding succinate dehydrogenase iron-sulfur subunit encodes MPTTFRIKRFNPESESPHPFFQDFEFETERADTILDVLIKIRESIDESLTLRCSCRGAICGSCGMRINGHATLACKTKVSSLESLDGAIHIEPMNNMPVIKDLVTDMGGFWEKIRHVRPWLQPSGPEPKTEYLASPESMSHLTGVMGCIMCGACVSDCAALEVDRDFLGPAALAKAYRFVADPRDGANASRLLDLNQPSGMWDCTRCMECIEVCPKNVGAMERIMTLRAKGIEQNVPSTCGSRHAEVFADLIEQKGRLDEPMLAMRTFGIGNIRHMLSYLPMTLRALMRGKLPRSGPLHLAIPGIDRIRRLFRHWRTRS; translated from the coding sequence ATGCCCACCACCTTTCGCATAAAACGTTTCAATCCTGAATCCGAATCACCTCACCCTTTTTTCCAAGACTTTGAATTCGAAACGGAACGCGCAGATACGATTCTCGATGTCCTCATAAAAATTCGAGAGTCGATTGATGAATCGTTGACGCTTCGGTGTTCTTGCCGAGGAGCGATTTGCGGCTCGTGCGGCATGCGTATCAACGGACATGCCACATTAGCCTGCAAAACAAAAGTGTCGTCTCTTGAATCTCTTGATGGGGCTATCCACATCGAACCCATGAACAACATGCCTGTCATCAAAGATCTCGTGACGGACATGGGTGGATTTTGGGAAAAAATTCGACACGTGCGACCGTGGCTTCAACCGAGTGGACCTGAACCCAAGACTGAGTACTTGGCATCCCCGGAATCGATGAGCCATTTAACAGGTGTGATGGGGTGTATCATGTGCGGGGCTTGCGTATCGGATTGTGCTGCCCTGGAAGTCGATCGCGATTTTTTAGGCCCCGCAGCCTTAGCCAAAGCCTATCGATTCGTGGCCGACCCCCGAGATGGTGCCAACGCTTCCAGATTATTGGACCTGAATCAACCTAGTGGCATGTGGGACTGCACCCGATGTATGGAATGTATTGAGGTCTGCCCCAAAAATGTTGGGGCTATGGAGCGGATCATGACCCTTCGGGCCAAGGGCATTGAGCAAAATGTCCCCTCGACCTGCGGGTCCCGCCATGCCGAGGTGTTTGCCGATCTTATTGAACAAAAGGGGCGTTTAGATGAACCCATGTTAGCCATGCGAACCTTCGGGATTGGCAACATTAGGCACATGCTGTCATATCTTCCTATGACTCTTCGTGCATTGATGCGGGGAAAACTTCCAAGGTCTGGTCCATTACACTTGGCCATTCCAGGGATTGATCGAATACGTCGTCTTTTTCGCCACTGGAGGACCCGCTCATGA
- a CDS encoding CoB--CoM heterodisulfide reductase iron-sulfur subunit B family protein, producing the protein MKYAFFPGCVSKGGCPELYQSVMQVYPRLGIELEEMTTASCTGAGVLQEKDPRLGDLLNAHTLALAEQQGLPIMTICSTCQGVMSQANHRLKSNPSYLAEINQVLEKEGITYRGTTTVKHFVWILLEDIGEDTILQHVKQSLTGLRAAPFYGCYLQRPSDALGFDEIPSRAKSLETVIDLLGAEVVDFPGKTRCCGLPLLTINEPNSLKMVAHHTSDAKEHGADLMVTPCPLCHLNLDGLQSKAGTQNGMKIGLPILHLPQLLGLAMGMKPKTLGMNRNLVSTQSVMEKIGVGTT; encoded by the coding sequence ATGAAATATGCCTTTTTCCCTGGCTGTGTATCGAAAGGTGGTTGCCCTGAATTGTACCAATCCGTGATGCAGGTTTACCCACGTCTGGGCATTGAGCTTGAAGAAATGACCACGGCCTCTTGCACAGGCGCCGGCGTGTTGCAAGAAAAAGATCCCCGATTGGGTGATCTTCTTAATGCTCATACCCTGGCTCTGGCCGAACAGCAGGGGCTCCCCATCATGACGATTTGCAGCACCTGTCAGGGCGTGATGAGTCAGGCCAATCATCGGCTCAAGTCCAATCCCTCGTATTTAGCTGAAATTAATCAGGTTCTGGAAAAAGAGGGAATCACATATCGTGGAACTACAACAGTCAAACATTTTGTGTGGATACTGCTGGAAGATATTGGAGAAGACACGATCCTCCAGCATGTGAAACAATCTCTAACAGGCCTACGAGCTGCTCCGTTTTACGGCTGTTATTTACAGCGGCCAAGTGACGCCCTTGGGTTTGACGAAATTCCATCTCGTGCTAAATCTCTGGAAACCGTGATCGATTTGTTGGGTGCGGAGGTTGTCGACTTCCCTGGTAAAACTCGGTGCTGCGGGCTGCCTCTTCTGACGATCAACGAACCCAATTCGTTAAAGATGGTGGCTCACCACACCTCGGATGCCAAAGAACATGGAGCCGACCTTATGGTCACGCCCTGTCCTCTGTGTCACTTGAATCTGGATGGACTACAATCGAAGGCTGGCACACAGAATGGAATGAAGATCGGTCTTCCCATCTTACACTTGCCCCAGTTATTAGGATTGGCTATGGGCATGAAACCCAAAACTCTAGGAATGAATCGGAATTTGGTCTCTACACAATCGGTGATGGAGAAAATCGGGGTAGGCACCACCTAG
- a CDS encoding cyclic nucleotide-binding/CBS domain-containing protein: protein MATVGQLMTSHLSTISEEATIKQAAVYMHNERIGSLLVKKEEEFSGIITETDVVRAVAEEEGNISGISVAHVMSKPILSVEKKLSPHYARDLMADKRIRHLAVTEEGKIVGIISARDLLAYFKTVSKEIA, encoded by the coding sequence ATGGCCACTGTGGGACAATTGATGACGAGCCACCTCAGCACTATATCTGAGGAGGCCACGATCAAACAGGCTGCAGTCTATATGCACAACGAACGCATTGGGTCTTTATTGGTGAAGAAGGAGGAGGAATTTTCCGGGATAATTACCGAGACTGATGTCGTTCGTGCCGTGGCGGAGGAAGAGGGAAATATTTCAGGAATTTCTGTGGCTCATGTGATGTCAAAGCCGATTCTATCCGTTGAGAAAAAGCTGTCCCCTCATTACGCTCGTGATTTGATGGCCGACAAGCGTATTCGGCATTTGGCGGTGACCGAGGAGGGAAAAATTGTTGGGATTATTTCGGCGCGCGATCTGCTGGCATATTTTAAAACTGTCTCGAAAGAAATTGCCTGA
- a CDS encoding TraB/GumN family protein encodes MMTRQFRWHVSFLLLGLLILFWTTPVVGHKIGKGYNNGPIWEIKTETNTVYLLGSIHALNTAYYPLTRGFYYAYYDSPNIVFEVDLDQVLSGKKSKQLKRKRNFATIRTSQNALLMKLDFEGKFGVDRHFYWKAKAVGKQILGLESVDYQMNVLDDIILKSQKGMAGKNREHAKQATRRLNQLLEAWHRGDEETLERMIEEEKATPEVYQAVYHDRNLKWLPRIESFLGQEENYLVIVGVGHLVGEDGLVKLLTDKGHTVRRMVYAIP; translated from the coding sequence ATGATGACTCGACAATTTCGATGGCATGTTAGTTTTTTACTTCTCGGCCTTTTAATTTTGTTTTGGACCACGCCTGTAGTTGGGCACAAAATAGGAAAAGGCTATAACAACGGACCGATTTGGGAAATCAAAACTGAAACCAATACTGTGTACCTATTAGGTTCCATCCATGCGCTGAACACGGCGTATTACCCACTGACACGTGGGTTTTATTATGCCTATTATGATTCTCCCAATATTGTGTTTGAGGTTGACCTGGATCAGGTGTTATCCGGAAAAAAATCAAAGCAACTGAAGCGGAAAAGGAATTTTGCGACTATTCGCACTTCGCAAAATGCGCTCCTCATGAAATTAGATTTCGAGGGAAAATTCGGCGTGGATCGTCATTTTTACTGGAAAGCCAAAGCTGTTGGAAAACAGATCCTCGGACTTGAGAGCGTAGATTATCAAATGAACGTATTAGATGACATTATCTTGAAAAGTCAAAAGGGCATGGCGGGAAAGAATCGTGAACATGCGAAACAGGCCACTCGGCGGCTTAACCAACTTCTCGAAGCCTGGCACCGTGGGGATGAGGAAACGTTAGAGCGAATGATTGAAGAAGAGAAGGCCACACCAGAAGTGTATCAAGCAGTTTACCACGATCGAAACCTCAAATGGCTCCCAAGAATTGAATCGTTTTTAGGCCAAGAAGAAAACTATTTAGTCATTGTCGGTGTTGGGCATCTGGTCGGTGAAGATGGGCTCGTCAAACTTCTCACTGATAAAGGCCACACCGTTCGACGCATGGTATATGCTATCCCCTAG